Proteins from a single region of Nerophis lumbriciformis linkage group LG36, RoL_Nlum_v2.1, whole genome shotgun sequence:
- the LOC133577104 gene encoding uncharacterized protein, protein MSQVVVFLLLLGGTATAFLPAGESQCNGILDNSQCSATLGGSVYIQVMVDVGDHQLRCKKQLPGGPVVVFTVKRQKVVIQEALRNRTEFFINNGTLKMSSIERTDSGQYVLEVFDPNGLRVNTITVELDVQENIYSILVPVCTALAALLVIVVVSCCVYKITRRNRKSGSGKSREKQPAVEFWE, encoded by the exons ATGTCGCAGGTTGTTGTGTTTCTGCTGCTCTTGGGTGGAACAGCAACTG CTTTCCTTCCTGCTGGTGAGTCTCAATGTAACGGCATCCTGGACAACTCTCAATGCTCCGCCACTCTTGGAGGATCGGTCTACATCCAAGTCATGGTCGACGTGGGCGACCATCAGCTGCGGTGTAAGAAACAGCTCCCCGGTGGACCCGTTGTTGTGTTTACGGTGAAAAGACAAAAGGTGGTTATCCAGGAAGCCCTCAGGAACCGAACAGAGTTCTTTATCAACAATGGGACTTTAAAAATGTCCAGCATTGAGAGGACTGACTCGGGTCAATACGTATTGGAGGTGTTCGATCCCAATGGACTTCGTGTAAAtaccattactgtagaattggaTGTTCAAG AAAACATTTATTCCATCCTGGTTCCAGTTTGCACTGCACTGGCCGCCCTGCTGGTGATTGTGGTCGTGTCTTGTTGTGTGTACAAGATAACGAGGCGAAACAGGAAGTCAG GTTCAGGAAAATCCAGAGAAAAACAGCCAGCAGTAGAGTTCTGGGAATGA